Proteins from a single region of Corylus avellana chromosome ca11, CavTom2PMs-1.0:
- the LOC132165489 gene encoding linamarin synthase 2-like, whose amino-acid sequence MGSSDEARKPHAVCVPYPSQGHVTPMMRLAKLLHSRGFHITFVNTKFNHMRLIRSKGPNYIKGLPDFQFETIPDGLPPSDRDATQDVSALCDSTRKNCLAPFKELVLRLNSSYEVPPITCIVSDGVTGFGREVGKELGIPEVQFWTASACGFMGYLNFTELIKRGIIPFKDESFKDDGTLDTPIDWIPGMKNIRLKDLPSFIRTTDTNETMFDFMGSEARNCLNSSAIIFNTFDEFEYDVLEAISAMFPRIYNIGPLSLLERHVPNSQLKSLSSSLWKEDSECLQWLDKWELKSVVYVNYGSVTMMTEKHFEEFAWGLANSKHPFLWIVRSDVVMGDSAVLPEDFVKETKDRGLLVSWCPQEQVLAHPSIGVFLTHCGWNSTLESICFGVPIICWPFFADQQTNRWYACTTWGIGMEVNHDVKRDEIKELVEEVMERNKGKVMRQNALEWKKKAVEATDIEGSSYNNFERLIKEALHDP is encoded by the exons ATGGGTTCATCAGATGAAGCCAGAAAACCCCATGCAGTATGTGTACCATACCCTTCGCAAGGGCATGTGACCCCCATGATGAGATTAGCAAAGCTCCTACACTCAAGGGGCTTCCACATAACCTTTGTCAACACCAAGTTCAACCACATGCGATTAATCCGCTCCAAAGGACCCAACTACATAAAGGGGTTGCCGGACTTCCAGTTTGAAACTATACCAGACGGGTTGCCTCCGTCCGACCGTGATGCAACCCAGGATGTCTCGGCCCTATGTGATTCCACAAGAAAGAATTGTTTGGCCCCGTTTAAAGAGCTTGTGCTTAGGCTCAACTCCTCATATGAAGTGCCTCCAATCACTTGCATAGTTTCAGATGGGGTTACAGGATTTGGAAGAGAAGTTGGGAAAGAATTAGGCATCCCGGAAGTTCAATTTTGGACTGCTTCTGCTTGTGGCTTCATGGGATATCTTAACTTCACTGAACTCATCAAAAGAGGCATTATTCCCTTCAAAG ATGAAAGCTTCAAAGATGATGGCACACTTGACACACCAATCGACTGGATCCCAGGCATGAAAAACATTCGGCTCAAGGACTTGCCTAGCTTCATTAGAACCACCGATACTAATGAAACAATGTTTGACTTTATGGGATCAGAAGCACGAAATTGCTTGAATTCTTCTGCGATCATCTTCAACACTTTTGATGAGTTTGAATATGATGTATTAGAAGCAATTTCAGCCATGTTCCCTCGCATTTACAATATAGGTCCCCTTTCCTTACTAGAACGACATGTGCCTAATAGCCAACTCAAGTCCTTAAGTTCAAGCTTATGGAAAGAAGACTCTGAATGTCTCCAATGGCTTGATAAATGGGAACTCAAATCTGTTGTGTACGTAAACTATGGAAGTGTGACCATGATGACCGAAAAGCATTTCGAAGAGTTTGCATGGGGGCTTGCAAATAGCAAGCACCCTTTTTTGTGGATTGTTAGGTCCGATGTGGTAATGGGAGATTCGGCAGTTCTACCTGAAGATTTTGTGAAAGAGACTAAGGATAGGGGATTGTTAGTGAGTTGGTGCCCACAAGAACAAGTGTTAGCACACCCATCAATAGGGGTTTTCTTAACACATTGTGGGTGGAATTCTACATTGGAAAGCATATGTTTTGGTGTGCCTATTATTTGCTGGCCATTTTTTGCTGACCAACAAACAAATCGTTGGTACGCTTGTACCACTTGGGGAATTGGCATGGAGGTCAATCATGATGTAAAACGTGATGAGATTAAAGAACTTGTTGAAGAAGTAATGGAAAGGAATAAAGGGAAGGTGATGAGGCAAAATGCACTAGAATGGAAGAAGAAAGCAGTAGAAGCTACTGATATTGAAGGTTCATCTTACAATAATTTTGAAAGGTTAATTAAGGAGGCTCTCCATGATCCATAA